The Halomicronema hongdechloris C2206 genome includes a window with the following:
- a CDS encoding class I SAM-dependent methyltransferase, whose amino-acid sequence MNASAKFWNKVADGYVKQPIADEAAYQKKLQVTRDYFQPSMNVLEFGCGTGSTALVHAPYVHHIRAIDFSVNMIAIAQAKAAEQNIQNVTFEQASIDELSVPDGTYDAVLGLNVLHLLADKETAIAKVYKMLQPSGAFITSTICMGDTMAWFKLIAPIGKALGLFPLVKVFTVKDLETSLTDAGFEIDYQWQAGDYQSPIGNAKIVFIVAKKPEPR is encoded by the coding sequence ATGAACGCATCAGCTAAATTTTGGAACAAAGTTGCCGACGGTTATGTCAAACAGCCGATCGCGGATGAAGCCGCCTACCAAAAGAAATTGCAGGTTACGCGAGACTATTTTCAGCCCAGTATGAATGTGCTGGAATTTGGCTGCGGCACTGGCTCAACCGCCCTGGTCCATGCCCCTTATGTGCACCATATTCGAGCGATTGATTTCTCAGTCAACATGATTGCGATCGCTCAAGCAAAAGCCGCTGAACAGAACATTCAAAACGTCACCTTTGAGCAAGCCAGCATTGACGAATTGAGCGTCCCGGACGGCACTTACGATGCTGTCTTGGGCCTGAATGTGTTGCACCTGCTCGCTGATAAGGAAACCGCGATCGCCAAGGTTTATAAAATGCTCCAACCAAGCGGAGCTTTCATCACCAGCACCATCTGCATGGGGGATACGATGGCTTGGTTCAAGCTGATTGCCCCCATCGGTAAAGCCTTGGGACTGTTTCCGCTCGTCAAGGTCTTCACCGTCAAAGACTTAGAGACCAGTTTGACCGATGCGGGGTTTGAGATCGACTACCAGTGGCAAGCGGGAGATTACCAATCGCCTATTGGTAACGCCAAGATCGTATTCATCGTGGCCAAGAAACCTGAGCCGCGTTAA
- a CDS encoding P-loop NTPase family protein: MPLDSIQYRPGGDEVPHAEFKAAHEALLQQDQWIVDGFGSMDTVWERLNVADTLVYLDMPVWRHYWWVTKRFLTGLWVHPAGWPEGSSLLKGTLKSYPTVRLCHAKLTPKYREYVAQAKATQQVYHLRSRSDIEQFFQTVAAEF; encoded by the coding sequence GTGCCCCTCGATTCGATCCAATACCGGCCCGGCGGCGACGAAGTGCCCCATGCCGAGTTCAAGGCCGCGCATGAGGCGCTGTTGCAACAAGACCAGTGGATCGTCGATGGCTTTGGGTCAATGGATACCGTTTGGGAACGACTGAACGTGGCCGATACCCTGGTGTATCTCGATATGCCCGTATGGCGGCATTACTGGTGGGTGACAAAGCGATTTTTGACCGGCCTTTGGGTGCATCCTGCCGGTTGGCCGGAGGGGAGTTCATTGCTAAAAGGGACGCTAAAGTCTTACCCCACCGTCCGGCTGTGCCATGCCAAACTGACCCCCAAATATCGAGAGTATGTGGCGCAAGCGAAGGCAACCCAGCAGGTCTATCACTTGCGATCGCGCTCAGATATCGAGCAGTTCTTTCAAACGGTAGCAGCCGAGTTCTAG
- a CDS encoding NAD-dependent epimerase/dehydratase family protein, producing the protein MKIFIAGASGTIGHALIPQLVQAGYGVTALSRTPQKLHTLKQMGATPVLGDVFDRPHLNQLIADAAPNVVIHQLTRLGSQAQDPFTETNRLRTEGTANLIHAAQRAQVQRFIAQSVAFLSHSPRGELTHEATPLYLNAPPPLTSVVEAVGSLEQQVLSLTEMTGVVLRYGHFYGPGTYYANDGAIAIAVRQGQYPIVDQGTGTCSFVHIEDAATATVQAITQGASGIYTIVDDEPVLLRQWLSAYGRLLQAPAPPVLTAAMARTQLDPISLYFATQQQGAVNQKARQILGWQPRYANWHAGFQTMLAA; encoded by the coding sequence ATGAAGATCTTTATTGCTGGTGCCTCAGGCACCATCGGTCACGCGTTGATTCCTCAATTAGTCCAGGCTGGCTATGGGGTTACAGCGTTATCTCGCACACCGCAAAAGCTCCACACCCTGAAACAGATGGGGGCAACGCCAGTGTTAGGCGATGTGTTTGACCGCCCACATCTCAACCAGCTGATCGCTGACGCGGCACCGAATGTGGTGATTCATCAGCTCACCCGTCTGGGAAGTCAGGCCCAAGATCCCTTCACTGAAACCAATCGCCTTCGCACCGAGGGCACAGCGAATCTGATTCATGCTGCCCAGCGTGCCCAAGTTCAACGGTTCATTGCCCAAAGCGTGGCGTTTCTGAGTCATTCACCCAGGGGTGAACTCACCCATGAAGCGACGCCTCTCTATCTGAATGCCCCACCTCCTTTAACGTCTGTGGTCGAGGCTGTTGGGAGTTTAGAACAGCAAGTGTTGTCGTTAACTGAAATGACGGGGGTGGTGTTGCGGTACGGTCACTTCTACGGACCGGGTACCTACTACGCCAACGATGGCGCGATCGCGATCGCGGTTCGCCAAGGGCAATATCCCATCGTTGACCAGGGAACCGGAACGTGCTCCTTTGTTCACATTGAAGACGCCGCCACGGCAACGGTACAGGCGATTACCCAAGGTGCATCGGGTATTTATACCATCGTTGATGATGAGCCGGTGTTGCTGCGGCAATGGCTCTCAGCCTATGGTCGCTTACTCCAAGCCCCTGCTCCGCCTGTGCTCACAGCGGCAATGGCCCGTACTCAGCTCGATCCCATTTCGCTCTACTTTGCCACGCAACAACAAGGAGCCGTCAATCAAAAAGCTCGGCAAATTTTAGGCTGGCAGCCTCGTTACGCAAACTGGCACGCTGGGTTTCAAACCATGCTGGCCGCCTAA
- a CDS encoding VOC family protein, producing MNLQLDHVFILVEPEAEVADRLLESGFQEGPSNTHPGQGTANRRFYFANGMLEFIWVRDAHEAKTGPGRDLQFPKRSEDPAASPFGIIFVPRQNATSGDRPFPGWHYQPAYFPPPRGFHVGANSHNLTEPLCFYFPFYDPGVPKPQPQRNPQTISDIVIATPATDTTGVLALASQCDRLSICFGPAHLMEITLDNHAAGRTEDYRPALPLILRW from the coding sequence ATGAATCTGCAACTGGATCACGTTTTTATTCTGGTGGAACCGGAAGCTGAGGTGGCAGACCGACTGCTGGAATCGGGGTTTCAAGAAGGGCCGAGCAACACCCACCCTGGTCAGGGCACGGCTAACCGTCGGTTTTATTTTGCCAATGGCATGCTGGAGTTCATTTGGGTGCGCGATGCCCATGAGGCCAAAACTGGCCCTGGTCGAGATTTACAGTTTCCGAAACGCTCTGAAGACCCAGCCGCCTCACCGTTTGGCATCATCTTCGTGCCTCGCCAAAACGCGACCAGTGGCGATCGCCCCTTCCCCGGCTGGCATTATCAACCGGCCTACTTTCCACCGCCCCGAGGCTTCCATGTAGGGGCCAACTCCCACAACCTGACCGAACCGCTTTGTTTCTACTTCCCGTTTTACGATCCGGGGGTACCCAAGCCGCAGCCCCAGCGGAACCCCCAGACGATCAGTGACATCGTGATTGCGACTCCCGCAACCGATACCACAGGGGTGTTAGCCCTGGCGTCCCAATGCGATCGCCTCTCCATCTGTTTCGGTCCTGCCCATCTCATGGAAATCACGTTGGACAATCACGCCGCCGGACGTACGGAAGATTATCGTCCTGCCCTGCCGCTCATCCTGCGTTGGTAG
- a CDS encoding class I SAM-dependent methyltransferase has product MLLKTTLPLFMPWTTAPSIDTLRSLYDASADLWDDYLARLGQLQDYQLLFKSRAVHNCLSHLDQTSKILDCGVGTGAFSLALLDSIAHPVHVSGVDISYPMLTHAQQNLKNRSPALDLRWGDIRRLPFADAAFDAVIFAHVLEHLADPVAALHELVRVLKPGAPLIGSVTRKGLGQVLMSLRWKNRGYTFNQLSAFLQAAGLETVRSFDYDTGWSKWMCIAAIGVKPGRAIAVSSQH; this is encoded by the coding sequence ATGCTTTTGAAAACAACCCTCCCCCTATTCATGCCCTGGACCACTGCGCCCAGTATCGATACCCTGAGATCGCTTTACGATGCCTCTGCCGATCTCTGGGACGACTATCTGGCCCGTTTGGGGCAACTCCAAGATTATCAACTGCTGTTCAAAAGTCGGGCTGTTCACAACTGCTTGAGCCATCTTGACCAGACCTCTAAAATTCTCGACTGTGGCGTGGGCACCGGAGCCTTCAGTCTGGCGCTTTTAGACAGTATCGCTCACCCAGTTCATGTCTCTGGTGTCGATATTTCCTACCCCATGTTGACCCATGCTCAACAGAATTTGAAAAATCGGAGCCCGGCTCTCGATTTGCGATGGGGAGATATCAGGCGTTTGCCCTTTGCCGATGCAGCTTTCGACGCGGTTATCTTTGCCCATGTGTTGGAGCATCTGGCCGACCCCGTTGCAGCCTTGCATGAGCTGGTGCGAGTCCTGAAACCGGGTGCCCCGCTGATTGGCTCCGTGACTCGCAAAGGACTGGGTCAAGTTCTCATGTCCCTGCGCTGGAAAAATCGAGGATATACCTTTAACCAGCTGAGCGCTTTCCTGCAAGCCGCCGGACTTGAGACTGTGAGGTCGTTTGACTATGACACCGGCTGGTCGAAATGGATGTGCATCGCGGCGATCGGGGTTAAACCCGGAAGAGCGATCGCGGTATCCTCTCAACATTGA
- a CDS encoding DUF433 domain-containing protein gives MSLALERETPPLREDETGAIRVGNSRVLLETVIRAFQDGAPPESIVHRYSTLSLSDVYNTIGYYLRHQDAVEVYLSQREQLADAVQQRLLDIQPDLSSIRARLLFQRNA, from the coding sequence ATGAGCCTTGCTTTAGAGCGTGAGACCCCGCCTCTTCGTGAAGACGAAACCGGAGCGATTCGGGTTGGAAATTCAAGGGTTTTACTAGAGACTGTGATCCGAGCTTTTCAAGATGGTGCGCCTCCTGAATCTATCGTTCATCGTTACTCGACTCTATCCTTGTCTGATGTCTACAACACAATTGGCTACTACCTTCGGCATCAAGATGCTGTAGAGGTGTACTTGAGTCAAAGAGAGCAGTTGGCTGATGCTGTACAACAACGTTTATTGGATATTCAGCCTGATTTGAGTTCCATCCGTGCTCGGTTACTGTTTCAACGGAATGCTTAG
- a CDS encoding transposase: MPSSTQLYDQLLHYLRQYSHYRDLRHIKALSWMVTALICSGELSPPAWESYVISRANKAQSFERRWHRFFGNRLVEINQLYLPLVLLTLRQWEGKRLYLALDTTVLWNQYCMIHLSVVCCGRAVPLLWRVLEHGSATVAFEEYRPLLRRARWLLRQYPNLMLLADRGFANHDLMSWLQASSWHYCLRVPCDVLLHGPRRYPTEVRYLWPPKGEAIFYRNVRLWQDGSHQCNIVLATLKGVKEPWAVITDEPPTLQTLWRYALRFRVEELFLDSKSGAFEIEDSRIRSAVALERLYLVAAIALLYGTTTGMAVQIEGLRQQVDPHWRRGLSYLKIGLRWLKGVVHKGRQLLEPIALLVRDPEPCFASKKAEHDYYDQIWFSRIRSLSCRLE; the protein is encoded by the coding sequence ATGCCAAGCTCTACCCAGCTCTATGATCAACTGCTGCACTATCTGCGTCAATACAGCCACTACCGGGACTTGCGCCATATCAAAGCCCTATCTTGGATGGTCACCGCCCTGATTTGTAGTGGTGAGCTGAGCCCACCTGCTTGGGAGTCCTACGTGATAAGCCGTGCCAACAAAGCGCAAAGCTTCGAGCGGCGGTGGCATCGATTTTTCGGCAACCGGCTCGTTGAGATAAATCAGCTCTACCTACCGCTGGTGCTGCTGACGCTGAGGCAGTGGGAGGGCAAGCGGCTGTATCTGGCACTCGATACAACGGTGCTGTGGAACCAATACTGCATGATTCACCTGTCAGTGGTGTGCTGCGGACGAGCAGTCCCGCTACTGTGGCGAGTGCTTGAGCATGGCAGTGCAACGGTGGCTTTTGAAGAATACCGCCCTTTGCTGCGCCGTGCCCGGTGGCTTTTGAGGCAGTACCCGAACCTAATGCTGCTGGCCGACCGAGGCTTTGCCAACCACGACTTGATGAGTTGGTTGCAAGCGAGCAGTTGGCACTACTGCTTGCGAGTGCCCTGCGATGTCCTGCTGCACGGGCCAAGGCGTTATCCGACTGAAGTGAGATATCTGTGGCCGCCAAAAGGCGAGGCGATTTTCTATCGAAATGTCAGGCTGTGGCAGGATGGCTCCCACCAGTGCAACATCGTGCTGGCGACGCTTAAAGGCGTCAAAGAGCCTTGGGCCGTCATCACCGATGAACCGCCTACCTTGCAGACGCTCTGGCGCTACGCGTTGCGTTTCAGAGTAGAGGAGCTGTTTTTGGATAGCAAATCAGGAGCTTTCGAGATTGAAGACTCCCGAATCCGCTCAGCGGTAGCCCTTGAGCGACTTTATCTAGTGGCCGCTATTGCACTGCTTTATGGAACAACCACTGGCATGGCGGTTCAGATTGAAGGCCTTAGGCAGCAGGTAGACCCTCATTGGCGGCGCGGACTCAGCTACCTCAAGATTGGATTGCGCTGGCTTAAGGGAGTCGTTCACAAAGGACGACAGCTTCTAGAGCCGATAGCGCTGTTAGTCCGTGACCCAGAGCCTTGTTTTGCCTCCAAAAAAGCGGAGCACGACTATTACGACCAAATCTGGTTCTCTCGCATCCGCTCTCTATCCTGCCGACTAGAGTAA
- a CDS encoding IS5 family transposase, translated as MGQQGFWDIEERQQKLEQKKAVLNRLNQLVPWETFRPILMQIREKPRKSQAGRNPTDVLLLFKMLVLQKLYNISDDELEYQVNDRLSFMQFLGLGLEDRVPDATTVWLFREQLQQHGLVEALFEQFGAYLQGAGYAAKDGQIVDATLIPVPKQRNTREENQTLKQGEVPVEWQETPHQLAQKDVDARWTKKNGTSHYGYKNHINSDAGFKLIRRYSVTDASVHDSQVLGELLDADNSGDGLWADSAYLSVLIVEVLKLIGFEPHINERAYRNRPLSEAQKTANRERSKTRARVEHIFGDVVTSMGGKVVRSIGLARAQTQLGLKNLVYNLKRFVCLETQRAASAELAR; from the coding sequence ATGGGACAGCAGGGATTCTGGGATATCGAAGAGCGCCAGCAAAAACTGGAGCAAAAGAAGGCGGTACTGAATCGGTTGAATCAACTGGTGCCGTGGGAGACCTTTCGTCCGATTCTGATGCAGATTCGAGAGAAACCGCGCAAAAGCCAGGCCGGTCGTAACCCCACCGATGTCCTGTTACTCTTCAAGATGCTGGTGCTGCAAAAGCTATACAACATCAGCGATGACGAACTGGAATATCAGGTCAACGACCGACTGTCCTTCATGCAATTTCTCGGTTTGGGGCTTGAGGATAGAGTCCCGGATGCAACGACGGTGTGGCTCTTCCGAGAACAGTTGCAGCAGCACGGCTTGGTGGAGGCGTTGTTCGAGCAGTTTGGAGCCTATCTGCAAGGGGCAGGCTATGCCGCCAAGGATGGGCAAATTGTGGATGCGACCTTGATTCCAGTTCCCAAACAACGCAACACCCGTGAGGAGAACCAAACCCTCAAGCAGGGTGAGGTTCCCGTTGAGTGGCAAGAGACCCCTCATCAGCTCGCGCAAAAAGATGTTGACGCCCGATGGACGAAGAAAAATGGAACGTCCCACTACGGCTACAAAAACCACATCAATAGTGATGCCGGCTTTAAGCTCATTCGCCGTTACAGCGTCACCGATGCGTCGGTCCATGACTCGCAGGTCTTGGGCGAGTTGCTCGATGCGGATAATAGCGGCGATGGACTTTGGGCCGATAGTGCGTATCTCTCCGTGCTGATTGTCGAGGTGCTGAAATTGATAGGGTTTGAGCCGCATATAAATGAACGGGCCTATCGCAATCGCCCCTTAAGCGAGGCCCAGAAAACCGCGAATCGAGAGCGCTCCAAAACCCGTGCCAGAGTGGAGCACATCTTCGGAGATGTCGTCACCAGCATGGGTGGCAAGGTGGTGCGCAGCATCGGGTTAGCCCGTGCCCAGACCCAGCTAGGTCTGAAAAATCTGGTGTATAACCTGAAGCGGTTTGTGTGTCTCGAAACCCAACGTGCTGCATCGGCTGAACTGGCAAGATAA
- a CDS encoding helix-turn-helix transcriptional regulator: protein MALDCGFNSHSHFGRRIRQLTGIMPKAYRTQ, encoded by the coding sequence ATCGCCCTTGACTGCGGTTTCAACAGCCACAGCCACTTTGGCCGAAGAATTCGACAATTGACCGGCATCATGCCGAAAGCCTATCGTACCCAGTAG
- a CDS encoding VOC family protein yields the protein MSIKAEVGHVIWHDLLMQDVTKARNFYADLLGWKYQVEYASNFVWKPGEAEYPLILANGEAHGGFVDPGQTTLSRWIAYVMVKDVDAITARAKSLGATIVRGPFDTPGVGRSSVIQDLQGAVICPTFPTHNFPAPSGTFLWDELITDDVESAKRFYGNLFGWKSHYINVNRTDSYAVLKCTDDTDAVGVTNQSFGTVGLAVWVPYLATDDIDAAITNAKALDASVCEEATYMPSGARKAILADPTGAVFGLLAASEFRINELSIRA from the coding sequence ATGTCTATCAAGGCTGAGGTTGGTCATGTTATCTGGCACGATCTCCTGATGCAAGATGTCACCAAAGCAAGGAATTTCTACGCCGACTTACTGGGTTGGAAATACCAGGTTGAATACGCCTCTAACTTTGTCTGGAAGCCTGGTGAAGCCGAATATCCGTTAATTCTTGCTAATGGTGAGGCACATGGAGGCTTTGTTGATCCTGGACAGACCACCCTCTCCCGTTGGATTGCCTATGTGATGGTTAAGGATGTCGATGCTATAACGGCAAGGGCAAAGAGTCTTGGGGCAACGATTGTTCGAGGGCCTTTTGATACACCAGGCGTTGGTCGTAGTTCGGTAATTCAGGATTTGCAAGGTGCGGTCATTTGCCCTACCTTTCCTACACATAACTTCCCCGCTCCTAGCGGTACTTTCCTTTGGGATGAACTCATTACCGACGATGTTGAATCAGCAAAGCGATTCTATGGCAATCTGTTTGGCTGGAAATCCCACTACATCAACGTAAACCGGACTGATAGCTATGCTGTCTTAAAATGCACTGATGATACTGATGCGGTTGGAGTCACGAATCAATCTTTTGGTACGGTAGGATTAGCTGTCTGGGTACCATATCTTGCAACTGACGATATTGATGCAGCCATCACCAATGCCAAGGCATTGGATGCGAGCGTGTGCGAAGAAGCAACCTACATGCCCAGTGGTGCGCGGAAAGCCATCCTCGCAGACCCAACAGGTGCCGTTTTTGGTCTCTTGGCAGCAAGTGAATTCCGCATAAATGAGTTGAGTATAAGGGCGTAA
- a CDS encoding type II toxin-antitoxin system VapC family toxin, whose product MRYLLDTCVISDFIKGEAGTLARLKQTPPVDVALSAITVMELRYGLALNPQRTQKIEPAIASILSSANILPFSNAEAEQAAQIRAVLKSQGQPIGAYDILIAATALQHGLIMVTANQREFERVANLQVENWRQG is encoded by the coding sequence ATGCGCTATCTCCTCGATACCTGCGTCATCAGCGACTTCATCAAAGGCGAAGCTGGAACACTAGCAAGACTCAAGCAAACGCCACCGGTTGACGTCGCCCTCTCAGCCATCACCGTAATGGAATTACGCTACGGCTTAGCCCTCAATCCGCAACGGACTCAGAAAATTGAACCCGCGATCGCCAGCATTTTATCTTCTGCAAACATCCTGCCTTTCAGTAATGCCGAAGCCGAACAGGCTGCTCAAATCCGGGCTGTGCTTAAATCTCAAGGACAACCCATCGGCGCTTACGATATCTTGATTGCGGCTACTGCCCTGCAACATGGTTTGATTATGGTTACAGCAAACCAGCGAGAATTCGAGCGAGTTGCCAATTTACAGGTCGAGAATTGGCGACAAGGCTAA
- a CDS encoding helix-turn-helix domain-containing protein, translating to MSQASLSSSEWSAQAEWHVTRQWGPLAIRHVRHVCRDETGADAWSYPHEHTLGLFLSPRPFKFSHRQEGRTQAGLYSKGDLLVTPADTTLATQAEGDVHMVQLRIQDSFVRHVAGETLEQNCDRIELVPTLQTRDPHIDAIATMLLSELQRESFGSQLYVESLANVLAVHLLRHHTTTRAPLPVYAGGLPQRQLLQVSDYIDAHLGSAITLAELAELVDISQFHFGRLFKRSLGLSPYQYLLQQRVERAKTLLKRTDKPIVAIALECGFNSHSHLGRKFRQLTGMTPKAYRTQ from the coding sequence ATGTCTCAAGCCTCCCTTTCATCATCGGAATGGTCTGCTCAAGCTGAATGGCATGTGACCCGGCAGTGGGGACCGTTGGCTATTCGGCATGTTCGTCATGTCTGTCGCGATGAAACGGGCGCGGATGCATGGAGTTATCCGCATGAACATACCCTGGGCCTGTTCCTGTCGCCGCGCCCGTTCAAATTTTCCCATCGGCAAGAGGGTCGCACCCAAGCTGGACTGTACAGCAAGGGCGATTTACTGGTGACTCCGGCAGATACGACGCTGGCGACTCAGGCCGAGGGGGATGTCCACATGGTGCAACTGCGGATTCAGGACTCATTTGTGCGCCATGTAGCAGGGGAGACGCTGGAGCAGAATTGCGATCGCATCGAACTCGTCCCCACGTTACAAACCCGCGATCCACACATTGATGCGATCGCGACCATGCTCCTGAGCGAACTCCAGCGTGAATCGTTTGGCAGCCAGTTGTATGTGGAGTCGCTGGCCAATGTGTTGGCGGTCCATTTGCTGCGCCACCACACAACCACAAGAGCGCCGTTACCCGTTTATGCAGGCGGACTCCCTCAACGTCAGCTCCTGCAAGTATCGGACTATATCGATGCCCATTTAGGGAGTGCAATTACGTTGGCAGAATTGGCAGAATTGGTGGATATCAGCCAATTTCACTTCGGTCGCCTCTTTAAGCGATCGCTGGGTCTGTCGCCCTATCAATATCTGCTGCAACAACGGGTAGAGCGGGCGAAGACACTGCTGAAGCGCACCGATAAACCGATTGTGGCGATCGCCCTGGAGTGTGGTTTTAACAGCCACAGCCATTTGGGCCGCAAATTTCGGCAACTGACCGGGATGACACCGAAAGCCTACCGTACCCAGTAG
- a CDS encoding DUF6326 family protein, which yields MKSSPKNTDLERKSLLSTLWVFVLLNMVYADILGMLRPGYLDFLDQMSQQLTGSTVLFFALFMEVAIAMILLSRALAYNANRWAHFIAIPLTILWVVVPALMPSLGETTPLSYVFFASIEVVTMVFMFGYVWQWPQSESKYNQIR from the coding sequence ATGAAATCAAGCCCCAAAAACACAGATTTAGAACGCAAGTCTTTACTCTCAACGCTGTGGGTCTTTGTCCTTTTGAACATGGTCTATGCCGACATTTTAGGAATGTTACGACCTGGATACTTAGACTTTTTAGATCAGATGAGTCAGCAACTGACCGGCAGTACGGTGTTGTTCTTTGCCCTGTTCATGGAGGTCGCGATAGCAATGATTCTCCTATCTCGCGCCTTAGCGTACAACGCTAATCGCTGGGCGCACTTTATCGCTATTCCGCTAACGATTCTGTGGGTTGTCGTGCCTGCCCTCATGCCCTCCCTGGGGGAGACAACCCCACTCTCTTACGTGTTTTTTGCCTCGATAGAAGTGGTGACGATGGTGTTCATGTTTGGGTACGTGTGGCAATGGCCTCAGTCAGAAAGTAAGTATAACCAGATCCGGTAG
- a CDS encoding NAD(P)-dependent alcohol dehydrogenase: MKAIVLTQYGSPDDLELKDIETPTPNDDEVLVKVQATSVNDWDWCLVRGSPFYIRLLCGWRKPNIQIPGAEVAGRVTAVGPNVTQFQPEDAVYGDISECGFGGFAEYVCVPETALALMPERMAFTEAAAIPHAAMLAVQGLMDVGQLQPGQKLLINGAGGGVGTLGVQIARAIGVKDVTGVDRASKFALMRSVGFTHTIDYTQTDFTTGQERYDLILDTKTNRSPFKYLQVLNPGGTYVTVGGLTPRLFQVLLFEPMIRWFTQKTVRLVNLQPNKDLAYVNELFAAGQLKPAIDGPYHLSEVPRLIQYFGAGQHQGKVIITLNPHRTHP, translated from the coding sequence ATGAAAGCCATCGTTTTGACCCAATACGGATCGCCGGACGATCTGGAGCTGAAAGATATTGAAACGCCGACGCCTAATGATGACGAGGTCTTAGTCAAAGTCCAGGCCACCTCAGTCAATGACTGGGATTGGTGCCTTGTCAGGGGCAGTCCCTTTTACATTCGGCTGCTCTGCGGCTGGCGCAAACCCAACATCCAGATCCCTGGTGCGGAAGTCGCGGGTCGAGTCACAGCGGTGGGGCCAAACGTCACCCAGTTTCAACCCGAAGATGCGGTCTATGGCGACATTTCTGAGTGCGGCTTTGGCGGCTTTGCAGAGTACGTCTGTGTGCCGGAAACCGCCCTAGCTCTAATGCCTGAAAGGATGGCCTTTACTGAGGCGGCGGCAATTCCCCATGCCGCGATGCTGGCCGTGCAAGGGTTAATGGATGTCGGGCAACTGCAACCAGGCCAAAAACTGCTGATCAACGGGGCAGGTGGGGGTGTGGGTACCTTAGGGGTGCAAATTGCCCGTGCGATTGGGGTTAAAGATGTGACGGGCGTCGATCGCGCCAGCAAATTTGCCCTGATGCGCTCAGTCGGGTTTACCCACACCATCGATTACACCCAAACCGATTTCACGACAGGGCAAGAACGGTATGACCTGATTTTGGATACCAAGACCAATCGTTCCCCTTTCAAATATTTGCAAGTGCTCAATCCTGGCGGCACTTACGTGACCGTTGGCGGTTTAACACCACGCCTGTTCCAGGTGCTATTGTTCGAGCCAATGATTCGCTGGTTCACCCAGAAGACCGTGCGGTTAGTCAATCTACAGCCGAATAAAGATCTGGCCTATGTGAACGAGCTGTTTGCAGCGGGTCAGCTGAAACCAGCCATCGATGGCCCCTATCACCTGAGCGAGGTTCCCAGGCTAATTCAGTATTTTGGTGCCGGTCAGCATCAAGGAAAAGTCATTATTACCCTCAATCCCCACAGGACTCACCCCTGA
- a CDS encoding DUF6326 family protein: protein MIVNLQKQMLTMETKAKLSTLWIFVLLNVIFRDLHELAKPEYLEELMNGQVTEQMLLLAGFMIEVPIAMVLLSRLLPYGANRWTNIIAAVIVLSLLIMYGTTDLDDTFFIIVKIAALSLVIWTAWRWRNPYLKQHTIGQEVSS from the coding sequence ATGATCGTGAATTTGCAGAAGCAAATGCTGACAATGGAGACGAAAGCGAAGCTATCCACCCTGTGGATATTTGTCCTACTCAACGTAATCTTTCGGGACCTGCATGAATTGGCTAAGCCGGAATATCTGGAAGAGTTAATGAACGGACAAGTAACAGAACAAATGCTGCTGTTGGCTGGTTTCATGATCGAGGTGCCGATCGCCATGGTGCTCCTCTCTCGACTGTTGCCCTATGGTGCCAATCGCTGGACTAACATCATTGCCGCCGTGATTGTCCTCTCGCTTCTCATCATGTATGGCACAACCGATCTAGACGATACCTTCTTCATAATCGTTAAGATCGCCGCGCTGTCACTCGTCATTTGGACGGCATGGCGGTGGCGAAACCCTTATCTCAAGCAACATACAATTGGTCAGGAGGTGTCGTCATAA